From Proteiniborus sp. DW1:
AAAGAAAACCTGAACAAAACTGTTCAGGTTTTCATCTATTTAAAATATTGTCTTACTATATTATTTACCATACTTCCATCTGCTCTGCCTTTAACTTTAGGCATGACATTTGACATTATCTTGCCTATATCCTTAACTGAATTTGCTCCAACCTCTTCAATAGCTTCTTTAACTATTTTTTCAAGTTCTGATTCAGTCAATTGTTGTGGTAAGTAATTTAACAGTATGCTAATTTCTTTTTCCGTTAACTCCACTAAATCCTGCCTTTGACCTCTATGAAAGTCTTCAATAGCATCCTTCTTTTGCTTTACCTGTTTTGAGATAACGTCAATAATGGCTTCATCATTTAATTCTATTCTTTCATCAACTTCTTTTTGCTTAATAGCTGCTCTTACCATTGTGATAACATTTTTTCTAAGTTTATCCCCATTTTTCATAGAAGCTTTTAAGTCATCCATTAACCTATCTTTAAGGGACATCATGTTTCACCTCTTATCTTGATCTAGAGTTTTTTCTCCTTGCAGCCTCGGATTTTTTCTTACGTCTTACGCTTGGCTTTTCATAATGCTCTCTTTTTCTAACTTCTGCTAATACACCAGATCTAGCGCATTGTCTTTTAAATCTCTTTAAAGCATTATCTAATGATTCATTTTCCCCGACTTTGATTTCTGACATTCGTTCTCCCTCCCCTCAACCACTACAACAGGCCTTTAATATACTATATGCAGTAAGTGGAATTCGGCACTAGATTATTATACATTAAATATCAGAATTATGCAACTTAATTTTTAGCCTGGTGGCCATTGTAGCTGTCTGCCTCCTAACAAATGAAAATGTATATGCTCTACTGTCTGACCTCCAAATTCGCCACAGTTGTTTACAATTCTATATCCTTGTTTATCTAAACCTTTTTCTTTTGCAATATTTTTTATTGCAACAAATATATGGCTAATTAAATCAGAGTTGTTTTCATCTATATAGTTAGCTGAGGGTATATGTTCTTTTGGTATTATCAAAATATGAGTAGGAGATTGCGGGTTTAAATCATAAAATGCAACTGTTTTATCATCTTCATATACCTTATTAGTAGGTATATCTCCATTTACAATTTTACAAAAAATACACTCTGACACCCGTTTCACCTCCTTATATTTATTATAATATTATCAAAACATGCATATTCCATTAAGTATGGACAGCATAATTCTAATGTGAAACGAAATATAACTTCTTATCATATTACTATCTATATACTATTCAACAATACTATAGAAAAATCCTTCCTAATTTCCTAATAGAGTATTTTCCCAACCATATTTTCACCTTGTACTT
This genomic window contains:
- a CDS encoding GatB/YqeY domain-containing protein encodes the protein MSLKDRLMDDLKASMKNGDKLRKNVITMVRAAIKQKEVDERIELNDEAIIDVISKQVKQKKDAIEDFHRGQRQDLVELTEKEISILLNYLPQQLTESELEKIVKEAIEEVGANSVKDIGKIMSNVMPKVKGRADGSMVNNIVRQYFK
- the rpsU gene encoding 30S ribosomal protein S21, translating into MSEIKVGENESLDNALKRFKRQCARSGVLAEVRKREHYEKPSVRRKKKSEAARRKNSRSR
- a CDS encoding histidine triad nucleotide-binding protein; this translates as MSECIFCKIVNGDIPTNKVYEDDKTVAFYDLNPQSPTHILIIPKEHIPSANYIDENNSDLISHIFVAIKNIAKEKGLDKQGYRIVNNCGEFGGQTVEHIHFHLLGGRQLQWPPG